The window CCACTTCGTCTTCGTCCCGAGGTGGAGTTCCATCGACGCCGTCTTCCAGAATCCGTCGTGGCCGCACTCGGGGCACTCGTACTCGCGTTCGAGGCTCATACGCACGGATTCGGCGCCACCGGTGTTGAATATACTGATTCGAGCGCCCGCCTCGACATATACCTTATTTCACGATATACAATCCGCCAACGGGGAGAACAGTTTGAGGATCCGGGTTAACGATACGGGTTTCTGTTAGGTATGTGAAGTATCGAACCCGTGTTCACGCCAGCCGGTGTCCCAACTGAACACGATGGAGCCACCTTATGAGCGACTTACCACCGTCGATATCGACAGAGACAGCACTACGG is drawn from Halobellus limi and contains these coding sequences:
- a CDS encoding DUF7838 family putative zinc beta-ribbon protein; this translates as MSLEREYECPECGHDGFWKTASMELHLGTKTKWSCNECGYGFIEINGISTAKA